One Plasmodium vivax chromosome 13, whole genome shotgun sequence genomic region harbors:
- a CDS encoding hypothetical protein, conserved (encoded by transcript PVX_084665A) produces the protein MAALPGRVGRCLKIRRGQLPNSRCLSSCSRGEANQRHDVSLQQGVSLQHDVSLQHSVSLHPARRESDAYRQYEHLLKVGSKTPEQVINLLSDISRERRCDAEVVKTITNHVYDFSEDYFPPQLVQVLEIYAKLKYSNETLLGVVCNRVNDLVNIRSPLRVKILTNVYKQLNLHHPAVKAPLMSHLNSNINDYKNELVSIVKNVSYLYVDADTSANIINRIATNYDYYDKDGFTIIEACSRLDAPQEVLLELVNRKVKQLHTNGDSCSFKNFVKFLSAYKRLGLKENTYIHTQFEKKLNNIKLLPPENVSYVLLLMLASKLRHEGLFDLVIINVENFVNNRNEQLSLEGKNLYVSQGEKCMRGSGEREELSPPPGEKHARKNSHKGYPQQSAYNPYVLNFLPFHLLLLTLLNYGEKNTLKHLLNVCVLDYLHLYDTSNLVNLLYVCTLLAMEGEEGSKGVQSAELEQTAQEIFLALQYVYKKATINEMKILHECFLYFQRGVEKNPKLVKLHDDLLHSECLSLLPSSHDNLKFEDLKIVRCASSSYLQGKTDSTIYFYLNRNDFFSSNVCGCDDLLLSVKLRANILRRQYGGAHAVQMVYPGGATGSGLTSKG, from the coding sequence ATGGCGGCGCTTCCGGGCAGAGTGGGGAGGTGCCTGAAGATCCGAAGGGGGCAGCTGCCCAACTCGCGCTGCCTGAGCTCGtgcagcaggggggaggccaaTCAGCGGCACGATGTGAGTTTGCAGCAGGGTGTGAGCTTGCAGCACGATGTGAGTTTGCAACACAGCGTCAGTTTGCACCCCGCGCGCCGGGAGAGCGACGCCTACCGGCAGTACGAGCACCTCCTGAAGGTAGGAAGCAAAACCCCGGAGCAGGTGATAAACCTGTTGAGCGACATCAGCAGGGAGAGGAGGTGCGACGCGGAAGTGGTGAAGACGATCACCAACCATGTGTACGATTTTAGCGAAGACTACTTCCCCCCTCAGCTGGTTCAAGTATTGGAAATCTACGCAAAGTTAAAATACTCAAATGAAACGTTGCTTGGAGTTGTCTGCAACAGGGTTAACGACCTAGTGAATATTAGGTCTCCTCTACGGGTAAAAATACTAACCAATGTGTATAAGCAGCTAAATCTGCACCACCCAGCTGTCAAGGCACCACTCATGTCTCACCTGAACAGCAATATAAATGattacaaaaatgagttGGTCTCGATAGTTAAAAATGTATCCTACCTGTACGTAGATGCGGATACTTCTGCCAATATTATAAACAGAATTGCAACCAATTATGATTATTATGATAAGGATGGCTTCACCATAATTGAGGCGTGCAGCCGGTTGGATGCCCCCCAGGAGGTACTACTCGAGCTGGTGAACAGGAAGGTGAAGCAATTGCATACCAATGGAGACAGTTGcagctttaaaaattttgtaaaatttctAAGCGCATATAAAAGATTAGggttaaaagaaaacacatatatacatacccagtttgaaaaaaaattaaataacatCAAGTTGTTACCTCCAGAGAATGTCTCCTATGTGCTCCTCCTAATGTTGGCCTCCAAACTGAGACATGAAGGACTATTCGACTTGGTCATCATCAACGTGGAAAATTTTGTGAACAATAGAAATGAGCAGTTATCtctggaggggaaaaatttgTATGTCTCTCAAGGGGAGAAGTGCATGAGGGGAAGTGGCGAAAGGGAAGaactttccccccccccgggtgAAAAACACGCTAGGAAAAACTCACACAAGGGGTACCCCCAACAAAGCGCTTACAACCCGTACGTTCTTAACTTTCTGCCTTTTCACCTGCTGCTACTCACGCTGCTAAATTACGGGGAGAAAAACACACTTAAGCATCTGCTGAACGTGTGCGTTTTGGATTACCTGCATTTGTATGACACATCCAATTTGGTCAACCTCCTCTACGTGTGCACGCTCCTCGCCatggagggagaagagggaagTAAAGGTGTGCAGTCAGCCGAACTGGAACAAACAGCCCAGGAAATTTTCCTAGCCCTCCAGTATGTGTATAAGAAGGCCACAATCAACGAGATGAAAATTCTACACGagtgttttttatatttccaaAGGGgtgtagaaaaaaatcccaagTTGGTGAAGCTACACGATGATCTGCTGCACAGTGAATGCCTGTCCCTTTTGCCATCCTCTCATgacaatttaaaatttgaagatTTAAAAATCGTCAGGTGTGCTAGTTCGTCTTACTTGCAGGGGAAGACTGACAGCacgatttatttttaccttaaccggaatgattttttttcctccaatgTGTGTGGCTGCGACGACTTACTGCTCAGCGTAAAGCTCCGCGCGAACATTTTGCGCAGGCAATACGGGGGCGCCCACGCTGTGCAAATGGTCTACCCTGGGGGCGCGACTGGGAGTGGACTCACCTCCAAAGGGTAG